Genomic window (Primulina eburnea isolate SZY01 chromosome 8, ASM2296580v1, whole genome shotgun sequence):
CGCGTGTTTGCATAGTAGCTGGAAATACAAGCAACTGCACGGATAAAATAACTACATGCATACGTCAAATAGATATGATGGGGATAAAGAGTCACAAGTCCACTTCAAAATGCTATTTGATTTACAAGGAGAATCGTTACGCTAACTAAACTAGATTATCCACTTCATGATTCGCCAGACCAAGTATATGGAAAAAGACATAGAGTGAAGATCTTGAATGAATGTCATCATTGACAAGACAATATTAAATGACAAGGCTCCTTCAGATTTACTCGTGAAGAAAAGAAAGGGGTAAAAACTAAAATCATACCTGAAAACAACTCCGACAGCATAGCTTGCAGCAGCCTGACGAATACAGAGTATAGCATATATAAGGTTTTCATATCctttcatataaaaaaaaaggttTATGCAACACACATAAATGGGagaaaataaactagaaatcCATCATAAACATATATCTAAAATGGAGTTAAAAGCCAGGGCAAATGATTATTTTACCTTCAATACCTGAAAACATATCTAGAGATTCTATGGATAGCTACCTGAAATGACAAAGCTACGAGACAGTATCCAGTACATGCAGTTCCAACACCAACTGTCAAAAGCAGCAGTTCACTCTTTAGCTGCATTCAGAAATGAAAACATCTACACATATTACTAGATCAAGAAACACAAACTTGCCTCTCGTCGGCCAAACAAAAAACTAGCGACGAACATTCTATTTAAATCTAGTCTTTCTTATTGATCAATGGACGTTAGTTTCTTGCTTTAAGTTACAACCTTGTTGGGTTTCCCAAGAACCCAGATCTTATACCCAacctaaatttaaaatattcagATCTATAAATTCCAGGAACAATTATCTTTGATTTgcaaaaaaataatacattaaatataatatgtaCAAAAAGATATCTCCTCGTGATCTTAGTCGTGCATGAATATATTGGTCTTGTTCAAGTTTGACCCCAATTGTCTGCATCCCTACCATCAGCATATTTAGGTCCCCTAACTGATTAGATCTACCAAAAAATAATCGACATTGTTTTGTGGCAAATCCGTTAAATCAGTAACTCGATTAGGCAGATCGTAAATTGCAGCAAAGTTTACTATTGGCATTAAAGTTTGACAAGACGCATCCATCCACGACTAAGGTCGTGTGCAGTCTCTTGTCATGCATTTATATTcaatatatgaatttttttatgaatttaaggCAATCAATTTTTCTTGGAATTCATAgatcataaaattttaaatatctgTTGTGTATTCAATCCAAATTCTATGGAAACTTTGTAGCACACTTTATGTGCAACTACATAGGAAAATTTATATAGCACCTAGAAATGGTAACAATTCTTCCATAGTAAAGAAAAGCCATCGAGTCATCCTACACTCGAGGGGAAACAAGGCTCACTCACCACTTGAGGATATAAACATGTGAAGGGTCTGCAGTCAGTAAAGTGCATGCCTTGGCTATGATGCTCGAGCTTTAGACTGTTTTAAAGTCTCAAGGTGACCTTTTAAGTTTACCTTAAATATGGTGATGATAAATCAGAAATGAAATGTGATGTAGTGGTCATTTATTTTGGCTTATATGTCGCCCAGAAGTGGTAAAGTATATATCGGAAGATAGGTGATGAAAATGTCTCGAGATGCTTAAACTCTTGTATATTATCTCTTGGTGTATAAAAGTGTGCCTAGCACCCACGTTCTACGACTAGTATGCATCCCTACCCAGTAACTATGGATTTCATTGTCCACAATGAAGACATGATGTTAAAATCCTTAAATCAGAAACAAGCTGATACTATGCATCACAATTGAGTAACGTGTACCAACACGAGAAGCTAAAGCTAAACGATAAGAATCATTCAGAGGACAAACCCAATAGACAATAAAGAGAACTTGAGTTTCAGACAGCATACAGCTTCATATCTCAGGAAATTCAGTCTCTTCCGTCTCTCACCGTCGTCAAGAGCTTCCTATCATCAAAATCACATTAAAATCAATAAGTTCACAACACCATCTTCTCCTAATAAAAAGATGCACCATTTACAACCTTGTAGGCCATTTTCTTGTTCAGTGGTACAGAGTTGCTGTCACCAAGAAGCCATTCACTATTTTGTTTCAATTTCAAGAACCCgccattttcattttcttctccaCGAGGCTACACAAATACTTTGAAAAAccaattaaaaacaaaaaaaaaatcactgtAATAAATAACTATAAACGAAAAGATGCTGTCTTTACGGCTGTACCTCCTCCATAACATCATCAATTCCCCCAAGCTCTAAAACATTATCCGAATTTACAGTCAAACCCTTCTTCAGCCAGATTTCATCGGAGAGTTTTGCAATAAAATCTCCACTTACCTCCCTTTCTCGCAAAAAAGCTCGCAAAACATCATCTCCAGAAAATTCTTTCACTTTCATTCAACACCAAAACAGAAAAGTAAGAAATAAACGTCAGCTGACAACCGGTGCCAGATCCAAACAAACATAAATTCGGAAATGGGTACTTACGAGGGGGCGGAGAATTTTTTAGAGCGGAGATTACAGGTGGTGCACCGGAACTAACACGACGTGATTTGCCGCAGTGAGTCACCGGATATTTTGGTGAGTATGCAGCTGCTGTGAGAGAGTTCATTATCTGCAACTCAAGGATTTCGTGTGCCCCCGCTGTAACGGTATTTTCAAGAATATTTTAATTTGAACGAAAATTTCTCTCTCTTTtccattaaatatatatatatatatatatatatatatatatatatatatttattataataaaaaataatatttcaaacataaaaaataatattttttcatggatctcGTTATAAAAATATGGGATAGTTTTGCTTTAAATATATGTATAATTGTAATTTTTGATAAAGTTTCATCAAACTAAGAAAAGTTAGTCAGTATACGattcaattttaattatataactAATGCACCTACTTGTACAAATTTtttgttattgatttaatttatatttaaataaaatcaaaatttaattttaaaaaataatgaaagacatatgaattaaaaatataaatagaaaaaagaaaggaaaaaaatatCCATTTAAAACTAGAAACTGACACTTAGTTTATTGTttagaaaagaaaattttatccACTGAATTACACTAATTTACATCAAAATATTAatactttattaatatataattatatatataattattaaaacaaatcataatactaaaattaattaatttaagtgtcataaatttaataatataatataaataaatgaaataGTAGGTTGTCATTGATATTTAAAAAGACAGAAAGCTTTAGTTCAATTTATCTTGAATGTATTATTTTCGTAATAAATCAAATCAtcgctattttattaaaaaaattaagaaagatCAAACATTAATCATGCGTATTTTGATGAATGTGTCATACATCACAATTTTTCCTTAACTTAAAAGAACTTTATCTAATCAAATTACAAAATCCCGACCCACTTcaattgtaatattttttttatggatgacctaaataagatatatatctcacaaaatactacTCGTAAGATTGTCTCACataaagtttttgtttttttttccaatCATGTAATTCTCATCAGCCATGTGTTATTTTAAAATAGGAAAGCATGTACAATAATTATACTTCCATAGGGTGGACGAGCACCATTTTCCAAATCTACTCTCAAtggaaacttaatttttttattcaaacataTCATAATACAAATATATACTTTCATCAATCCATTTACTTACACAAATTTAAAAAACTTGGAGGAAACTTATTTTTTTTCCCTTGTTTTTCATACCATAAGCAATTCTTTGGGATCATACAATTATTTCAACCATGTTTACAATTAATCAACTGATCACCCCAATTTTCAAGATTCATAATATTATACTACAAAATAATATGATCTTAACGATGAAAAAAATttgtatttgcattgaaaatcatgaattttttttcattttaataaaaattatagttgATAACAATATAATAAttcaaattcattttaaattatataacaaCACTTGCATCGCATTTCGATCGTTCTAACATCCAGCTTATATCGTAAGCTTGTAACCGAACTCAcgatataaaaattataaataatatttgaaccCAATTGCATGTCGTGTTCGTATGAGAAATATACCacgtaaatatatatttatgaataaaatatttaactaTCGTGTTATTAATTCAGAGATGCGACAAAATGTGTGTGTGAATGGAATTTGGGTAGCTGATCATGTGGATGGGACCCGACTTCATTATAGGTATGTGGGTGTCTCATAGTTTTTAAATATTCCTAGATCAAGAAAATAAAAACCCTACAAAACGTAGCATTTCTTTTTTGGTATTCTTGTTTTGCATCGCTTAAACGAGTCGAGCTGAATCGGGAGTATTAGGTTTGAGTTTGGTtcgtttaaaatatatataaactcGAGCTCgattcaaatttttaaaattattaagttCGCGAATAGCTCTAGATAGAAAAGCTCGACTCGTTAAAGAGACTCGTTTTTTTTTCGAGCTCGATAAACAAGCTCGTTTACGAGCTCTTCGACCATTGTTAGCCAAAAGATCGATTAAGATAAGAGAATTTAAAATGGTAGGCTTCTCATTTTATAGTCTTCCAATCATTTCCTTACACTCAAAATTTGATGTGAGACAGTGCAATTATTATTGTACACTCAAGACTCAACAAACTAATTGAGCTCTAGTCTTATAAAAGAGTCGAACTCCAGCTCGCAAACAGGCTCGTAAACGAATATCCTTTAAGCTCGACTCGATAAATTTACGAACAATATCAAACAAGTTTTTTACCGAGAATCGAAACTTGATTCATTTACATCCCGCCTAACTAAGTGTAGGGGCCCCAATCTCCTCTATTTGATTGATGGGCATTGTGTAATGTGAGAAACTCAAACCTTTTTCGCTGTGATGGTATCAGAGTGGCCATTATATATCTATCTGCATATCATCTATACATGTAACATACAAAATATGCATGTACTCTTGAAATCTAAATTAGTTGGACacttttaaatatctcaaaaacAAATTTTTCATACATACATGTTGAATGATAGAAGTTATGTATCTCCACAATAGTATGATATTATCTACTTTGAGTCCAAATCCTCATATTTGCTTTTGGACATTAACAAAAATATCTCATGTCAATGAATATATAACTTCATCTTGATGATCAATGATCTTCTTTGTGTATTTTCCATGTGAGATTTTGGTTGAATTCCTAACAATCTTCTCATCAAAATGAAGAACTATAATTATTCTCATGGTCTAAGTATCCCTTCGTTCCCATCCATCTATCATCAAGGCCACTCCTATCTTTTGCGTTGGAAGCGCACACTTTAAGTGAAATACTTAGAGCACTTTCTACCTCGATCTCATCACAGATTTACTAGGAGCTATCACTTCCTTCGTTTAGTTTAAGTATCTGAGGATTCCACCCACATGATCCAATCTCgcccatagctctgataccacttgttgaacATTGAAAATCAAATATGTCAacaatgatatgatatgattcatTTTGAGTCTAAACTCTCGttgatttattttgaatttcaaccAAAAGATCTCATACATATACACAGAGAGATTCTTCCATCATATTAATTTAGTATCTTCCTTACGTATTTTCAATTTGAGACTTTAGTTGAATACGCGCATTTCTTGTCTCTCTAAAACATCATACAAAATTCGGTTTACAtacttaaatttataaatacatTGTctcaatattattttattacataaaGTTGCCTATTTTTGGTTTCATCCTTCACATAGTCAAATTATGGCTTAATGTAAtaagatttttaaaaaacaCTTTTAATCCTTTATTATGGCAAAATGCTGATATTAGCAATATCAGGTAGCATATCAGCAATGAGTGCctaacaaaaaaataattaaatatgtataaaaattaatttgttGTATTTAAATCAAGATTTAACTAGTAGGATTAATTAGAATTCAAAATACACCAGCTTAGAACGATATTGGCTATTTTTTTTTCTGATTTCCGTACAAGACAAACTGTGTCTAGACAAATTTATATGAATACATTTCAATAAATAAAGACAATAAAGCTCAGGGGCAGTTTTGTAAAATCGAAGTCAATGCAAATGCATAGAATCTGGTCATCACTTTAACTGCGTCAGTTACGTACATACATTATACGTACATAGCATTGAATGGAGGAACATATACAAACGACTAAGGTCAAAAGTATGGagtattataaaatataaatagataaatatattttgggttttcagataaaatatgataaattcCAGAAATATTGAGTGATTTAATAAATTGTATTGCGTCAAACATATATTATTTCTGTAATATATGGATTACCAAGTTACTAATTTGTTGGTTTTGGACAATGTCAAGCCAGAGATCTTGTATATATGACACCAATGTTATGCAAAAACTCTGGTCTTTATATGTTATGATGAAAAATAATCATGGTTGATATTGGGATGATTTATGATCTTTCAATTAATattgaattgttttaaaaaattattttgtataCTTGATTAAATTTATCTATACCTGATAATACATGCATTAGGTGGGAAGTAATTATGAGAGAATGAACGATATATAttgagtaggtttcttgtgagacggtctcacgaatctttatctgtgagacaagtcaactctactgatattcaca
Coding sequences:
- the LOC140840024 gene encoding uncharacterized protein isoform X1, with protein sequence MNSLTAAAYSPKYPVTHCGKSRRVSSGAPPVISALKNSPPPLKEFSGDDVLRAFLREREVSGDFIAKLSDEIWLKKGLTVNSDNVLELGGIDDVMEEPRGEENENGGFLKLKQNSEWLLGDSNSVPLNKKMAYKEALDDGERRKRLNFLRYEAVCCLKLKFSLLSIGLKLEHHSQGMHFTDCRPFTCLYPQVLKSELLLLTVGVGTACTGYCLVALSFQAAASYAVGVVFSCLYFQLLCKHADNISSDDVPQIFTKKRAKRIGISSEDLQDAFEKSVKGASIALSSPRLGVPAAIYGLWEFSQHFSHNVLDFQLVPAMVGLFAYKAAALVQVYRDNEDLQFIFPDKAKDPTD
- the LOC140840024 gene encoding uncharacterized protein isoform X2, translating into MNSLTAAAYSPKYPVTHCGKSRRVSSGAPPVISALKNSPPPQFSGDDVLRAFLREREVSGDFIAKLSDEIWLKKGLTVNSDNVLELGGIDDVMEEPRGEENENGGFLKLKQNSEWLLGDSNSVPLNKKMAYKEALDDGERRKRLNFLRYEAVCCLKLKFSLLSIGLKLEHHSQGMHFTDCRPFTCLYPQVLKSELLLLTVGVGTACTGYCLVALSFQAAASYAVGVVFSCLYFQLLCKHADNISSDDVPQIFTKKRAKRIGISSEDLQDAFEKSVKGASIALSSPRLGVPAAIYGLWEFSQHFSHNVLDFQLVPAMVGLFAYKAAALVQVYRDNEDLQFIFPDKAKDPTD
- the LOC140840024 gene encoding uncharacterized protein isoform X3, which produces MNSLTAAAYSPKYPVTHCGKSRRVSSGAPPVISALKNSPPPLKEFSGDDVLRAFLREREVSGDFIAKLSDEIWLKKGLTVNSDNVLELGGIDDVMEEPRGEENENGGFLKLKQNSEWLLGDSNSVPLNKKMAYKEALDDGERRKRLNFLRYEALKSELLLLTVGVGTACTGYCLVALSFQAAASYAVGVVFSCLYFQLLCKHADNISSDDVPQIFTKKRAKRIGISSEDLQDAFEKSVKGASIALSSPRLGVPAAIYGLWEFSQHFSHNVLDFQLVPAMVGLFAYKAAALVQVYRDNEDLQFIFPDKAKDPTD